DNA sequence from the Campylobacter concisus genome:
CTTGTCTTTTCATCAAGCAAAATAGCTGGGCTTTCTTCGATTAGTTTTTGGTGGCGACGCTGCATGGAGCAGTCACGCTCGCCTATGTGAAGTACATTGCCATGGCTATCGCCAATTACTTGAACTTCGATGTGGCGTGGGTTTAGGATATATTTTTCCATATACATTGTGCCATCACCAAATGCACTCATCGCCTCGCTCTCAGCAGACCAAAACGCTTTTTCTAAATCAGCCTCCTTTTCAACCACGCGCATACCACGTCCGCCACCACCTGCAGCAGCTTTTAAGATGACAGGATAGCCTATCTTTTTAGCTAGCTCTTTTGCAGCCTTTGTGTCAGCCACAGCACCGTCTGAGCCGGGAATGACTGGTACGCCAGCTCTTTGCATGACTTGCTTTGCCTTACTTTTATCGCTCATCAAAGCCATCGCAGCGACACTTGGTCCTATAAATTTGATCTTGTGATGTGAGCAAATTTCAACAAAATTTTGATTTTCACTTAAAAAGCCATATCCGGGGAAAATAGCGTCTGCTTCACTGATCTCAGCGGCACTTATGATAGCTGGGATATTTAGATAGCTATCGCTTGAGCGCTCTTTACCGATGCAAATGGCTACGTCAGCATATTTTACGTAAAGTGCGTCTTTATCAGCGGTTGAATAGACTACAACGGCTTCTTTACCCATCTCCTTTATCGTTCGCAAAGCACGAAGAGCGATCTCGCCGCGGTTTGCGATTAAAATTCTTTTTAATTCCATTAATTTTTCTCCACGCCAAATAAAGGCAATCCAAACTCAACTGGCTGTCCGTCAGAGACTAGCATCTCAGTGATCTGGCAGTCAAACTCAGCCTCGATCTCATTCATGATCTTCATAGCTTCAATGATGCCTACTACATCGCCTTTTCTCACTCTTTGACCTACTTTTACAAATGGGGCAGCACCTGGGCTTGGAGCAGCATAGAAAGTACCTACCATAGGAGATTTTATGCTATCTTTTGGCGAGTTTGCAGCTGGTTTTACCTCTGAATTAACGACTACATTTACAGGTGCTGGAGCTGGTGCTTGTGCTGCTGGTTTAGCAGGCGCGCAATAATCTGAAAATTTTTCAAGCTCTACCTCAAAATCACCACTTTTTATTTTGATATGATTCATCTCCATATCATTAAAAAATTCGATAAGCTCTTTTATATCTTCTTTTTTCATAGAAATTTCTCCTAAATTTTTATATAAGCGTCTAATTGTAGCGAAAATTAGATAAAAATTTTTTTTATGAAGCAAAAACGAGAACTCAAAGCTACTCTTTTTTGCTAAGTTATTTTTCAGTAATAATTATCTTAATGCCTTTAGTATCAACTAAATTTTCATCGATGATGATCTCATCTATCTTTGCTGCCCTTATCACGCCACTTTTTGGATTTTTTATGCTTTTTATCGCTCCGATTGTGCTTACATCGACACTTGAATATTCAAACGCAAGACTCGTATCCATAAAAATGCAATCTTTTACGATCAAATTTTCCACGTAACAAAGTGCTTGCAAGCTCTTTATCGTGCAGTTTATGAGCGTTACATTTTTTGAGTTCCAAGCCAGATATTCGCCTGAGATTAGGCAGTTTTGCGCGGTCACGTTTTCACAGTTCCAAAATGCATCTTTTGAAATGAGCTTTGAGTTTGTGATATGGACATTTTTACAACCATCAAAGCAGTAGTTTCCATCTAAATTTAGCCCATCGATCTCTAAATTTTCACTATTTGCCCCAAAGTAATCGCCACTGGCAAAGACATTTTTTATCTTCACATCCGTGCATCCCCAAAGTGTTTCACTAGCATCTGAAAAATTTATATTTTCTAGCGAAATTTGCGAGCTTTTTCTAAAACTTTTTGGAGCGTTGATGACCACGTCTTTGAAGCTTAAATTTGTACTGTACCACATGCCAGCTCTTGCTAGAGGCTCCAAGTATCCGCCATTTAGCGTGGCATCGCTTGCGTACCAAAGTGGGTATTTGTAGGCAAAAACGCACTCATTTAGCTTTAAATTTGAACTATGCTTTAGCGGCGACTCGCCATCTTCAAAGATACAGTTTGTAAAATTTACACTTTTTGCCCCAAACATCGCACGCTCGCCAGTAAAAATTTCTGCATTTTTCTCTTGCATTTTTGTCCTTTATTAATTTTTGCTGTTAAAATTATACTAATTTTCATCTAATTTATTCGCTTTATTAAATTTACTTTAAAGACGCAAAGCGTTATAATCGCCCAAAAAAGGAGCAAAAATGGGTTTAAAGTCAGATTCTTGGATAAGAAAAATGTCTGTTGAGAAAAATATGATAGTGCCATTTGCTGAGGAACAAGTCGGACGCGGCGTCGTTAGTTACGGCGTTTCTAGCTACGGCTACGATATCCGCGTTGGTGATGAGTTTAAAATTTTTACAAACATCGGCGGAACCGTGGTCGATCCGAAAAATTTCGACGAGAAAAACGTAGTGGATTTTAAGGGCGACGTCTGCATCGTACCGCCAAATTCTTTTGCTTTAGCGCGCACGATTGAGTACTTCAACATGCCTGATAACGTGCTAGCGATCTGCCTTGGCAAGAGCACATACGCAAGGTGCGGTATCATCGTAAACGTCACGCCTTTTGAGCCTGGATTTAAGGGGCACATCACGATAGAAATTTCAAACACAACGCCACTTCCTGCAAAAATTTATGCGAACGAAGGCATCGCGCAGGTGCTATTTATCGAGGGTGATGAGCTTTGCGAGGTAACTTATGCTGATAAAAACGGCAAATACCAAGCCCAAGAAGGCATTACGCTGCCTAGAATTTTGAAGTAATTTTCATGCCTTTGCGACTTTGCAAAGGCAAAATTTAAACGCTGCTTTTATAATTTCCTCTAAACATTAATTAAAATTTGACGAAATAGAATCTAGAAAGATAAAAACTTTTGTAATAAATTTTAAAATTTTGGCATAGCTTTTGCTTAAATTTTTAGTGTTTTAATACTATACTTAGCATATTTTTAAGGATATTCATGTCAGATAAAAAAAAGACAAAAGAAAGAAATTTAAGTGGAATAACAAACCCTATTTTTGAAAAAAATCTTCAAGCACTATTTCAACAAGATGAGGTCTTGGCTGCTAGACTTTTTGGTATGAGTATACAAACTAAATACGAAATCATTCTAGATAAAAGTGATCCAATACACATAAACATCATCAATAAAGAATCTAATGAAACAATATATAAAGATCCGGTTGAAGAAATTAGTAAAATGCTTGATGATATAGAAAAAAAATATAAAAGATATCCAGGACTTTTCTTTTATGGCTTAGGAACTGGTATATTTTATAAAGCTTTAGCAAAAAATAAGACTCATAAAAAAATTGTTATCATAGAACCAGAACTTGAAATCATACATCTTGTTTTAAATATTATTGATATATCAGATGAGCTTAAAGATGAACAAATTGTTCTTTTTTATTCCGAATTTGCTACATATGTACAGTTTTACTATCTCGTATCGCATAGTGATTTAGATATATATGCTAAAACTTATAGCTTAATAATCCACTCTAACTATTATGATAATTTTGCAGATGACTATATCAAAATAAACAAAGATATAACAAGAGCTTTTTCTCAAAATGTAGTTTCCCATGGAAATAGTATAGATGATCTTCTAATAGGCACAAAACAGCATATTGAGAATCTACCTCATATGCTTACTAATTACTGCTATACAAATTTAGTTAAAAAAAGACACGGTCTTATGGATACAGCGATCATTGTTTCAACAGGGCCAAGCCTAGATAAACAGCTAGAAACACTTAAGAAATTTGCACCTTATGTAAGCATTATAAGTGTCGATGCATCATATCCGATACTTGCAAGAAATGGCATAAAGCCAGATTATGTAACATCAATTGAGCGAATGATACCTACTTCTACATTTTTTGAAAAAAAGCACCCTGGATTTGATGATGATATAAATTTTATTGTGGCTTCAGTAACACACAGCCAAACTGTAAAAAATATATTACCTAGACGTTTAGTGCTTACGATGAGGCCTCAACAAGAAGAAAAAATGTTTAGACTCAACAAATATGGATATCTTGGTGTCGGACACAGTTGTGCAAATATGGCCTACCAGTTAGCGTATGTACTAGGACATAAAAATATTATTTTTATAGGTCAAGATCTTGCTTTTGGTAAAGATGGTGCAAGTCATGCCAAAGGTCACACTATCGCTCAGCCGGACGAAAATTTATATACTATTGCCTATGGTGGCGAAGGAGAAGTAAGAACAACTTATGTATGGATGCTCTTTAAAAATCAATTTGAAAATGATATCGAGCAGGCTAAATTAGAAGATATAAAATCATATAACTGCACTGAAGGTGGAGCTAGAATAAATGGTGCCATAGAGAAACCTTTTTTAGAAGTTATGAATGAGCTTTGCAAAGGTAAAAAAGTTAAAAATTTACCAAATATCAAAAAAGATAGCGATAAAGTGGCTAACAAAAATTTGTTAAAAGCCTATGAAGTAATACAAAACAAAATAAGAGTTCAAACACAAGCTAAAGAAAAAATAGAAAAAGTATTTTTAGAATTAACTCCAAAAATTGATAATTTTATGCTTTTAAGAGATAAGAATGAAATAAATACAAAGCATTTTAAACAGCTTGTAGGGATATCAAACAAGATAGATAAGCTTAAAAATTGCATATCTCATAAAAAGTATATGAGATATATAGAAAATATCTTTGTTATCTCGACTTATCACCAAGAACTAGAGCTTGCTAAAGTATCAGTAGCACCAAGTGATACAGACGAAGAAAAAACTAATAAATTAGTTGAATGGATAGAATTTCATAAATACTGGCTATTTTCAGCAGCTGGTGGTATAAATGCGGATATAGAAACAACAAAAGAAGCCTCAAAACCTCTTATAAAAGAGCTTAAAAAACGTGGCATCTTTCCAAAAAAAGACTAAAGCATGGATATATTAAGCTTAATAGGACGCACGAAAAACCTCTTTGAAGATGACATAAATGCGCTTGGTAAAGACTTAAAAGAGATAGTTTCAAGTTCGAGCTTTCTAGTTATTGGTGGTGCCGGTTCTATCGGTTCAGCCGTGACAAAAGAAATTTTTATAAGAGACCCCAAAAAACTCTACGTCGTTGATATCTCTGAAAACAACCTTGTTGAGCTAGTGCGTGACATAAGAAGTGAGTTTGGATATATAAATGGTGACTTTAAAACTTTTGCTATAGATGTTGCAAGTGCCGAATTTGACGCACTTTTAGCGCAGAGTGGTGGATTTGACTACGTGTTAAATTTATCAGCGCTAAAGCATGTTAGAAGCGAAAAAGACCCATTTACACTCATGAGAATGCTTGAAACAAACATCTTTAACACTGATAAAACGCTGGCTCAAACTTCGGATATGAAGTCAAAAAAATACTTTTGCGTTAGCACCGATAAGGCTGCAAATCCTGTAAATTTAATGGGAGCTAGCAAGCGTATCATGGAGATGTTTGCATTTAGGC
Encoded proteins:
- a CDS encoding motility associated factor glycosyltransferase family protein, whose translation is MSDKKKTKERNLSGITNPIFEKNLQALFQQDEVLAARLFGMSIQTKYEIILDKSDPIHINIINKESNETIYKDPVEEISKMLDDIEKKYKRYPGLFFYGLGTGIFYKALAKNKTHKKIVIIEPELEIIHLVLNIIDISDELKDEQIVLFYSEFATYVQFYYLVSHSDLDIYAKTYSLIIHSNYYDNFADDYIKINKDITRAFSQNVVSHGNSIDDLLIGTKQHIENLPHMLTNYCYTNLVKKRHGLMDTAIIVSTGPSLDKQLETLKKFAPYVSIISVDASYPILARNGIKPDYVTSIERMIPTSTFFEKKHPGFDDDINFIVASVTHSQTVKNILPRRLVLTMRPQQEEKMFRLNKYGYLGVGHSCANMAYQLAYVLGHKNIIFIGQDLAFGKDGASHAKGHTIAQPDENLYTIAYGGEGEVRTTYVWMLFKNQFENDIEQAKLEDIKSYNCTEGGARINGAIEKPFLEVMNELCKGKKVKNLPNIKKDSDKVANKNLLKAYEVIQNKIRVQTQAKEKIEKVFLELTPKIDNFMLLRDKNEINTKHFKQLVGISNKIDKLKNCISHKKYMRYIENIFVISTYHQELELAKVSVAPSDTDEEKTNKLVEWIEFHKYWLFSAAGGINADIETTKEASKPLIKELKKRGIFPKKD
- a CDS encoding acetyl-CoA carboxylase biotin carboxylase subunit; its protein translation is MELKRILIANRGEIALRALRTIKEMGKEAVVVYSTADKDALYVKYADVAICIGKERSSDSYLNIPAIISAAEISEADAIFPGYGFLSENQNFVEICSHHKIKFIGPSVAAMALMSDKSKAKQVMQRAGVPVIPGSDGAVADTKAAKELAKKIGYPVILKAAAGGGGRGMRVVEKEADLEKAFWSAESEAMSAFGDGTMYMEKYILNPRHIEVQVIGDSHGNVLHIGERDCSMQRRHQKLIEESPAILLDEKTRERLHETAIKAAKAIGYEGAGTFEFLVDKNLDFYFIEMNTRLQVEHTVSEMVSGLDIIELMIKVAEGEALPSQESIELKGHAIECRITAEDPNTFTPCPGKITKYVCPGGRNVRMDSHIYQDYSIPPYYDSMIGKLVVWDIDRNRAIHKMKVALDQLIINGIKTTKDFHIAMMENKDFLSNNYDTNYLSRH
- a CDS encoding DUF3737 family protein, with the protein product MQEKNAEIFTGERAMFGAKSVNFTNCIFEDGESPLKHSSNLKLNECVFAYKYPLWYASDATLNGGYLEPLARAGMWYSTNLSFKDVVINAPKSFRKSSQISLENINFSDASETLWGCTDVKIKNVFASGDYFGANSENLEIDGLNLDGNYCFDGCKNVHITNSKLISKDAFWNCENVTAQNCLISGEYLAWNSKNVTLINCTIKSLQALCYVENLIVKDCIFMDTSLAFEYSSVDVSTIGAIKSIKNPKSGVIRAAKIDEIIIDENLVDTKGIKIIITEK
- the dcd gene encoding dCTP deaminase, with the protein product MGLKSDSWIRKMSVEKNMIVPFAEEQVGRGVVSYGVSSYGYDIRVGDEFKIFTNIGGTVVDPKNFDEKNVVDFKGDVCIVPPNSFALARTIEYFNMPDNVLAICLGKSTYARCGIIVNVTPFEPGFKGHITIEISNTTPLPAKIYANEGIAQVLFIEGDELCEVTYADKNGKYQAQEGITLPRILK
- the accB gene encoding acetyl-CoA carboxylase biotin carboxyl carrier protein, whose protein sequence is MKKEDIKELIEFFNDMEMNHIKIKSGDFEVELEKFSDYCAPAKPAAQAPAPAPVNVVVNSEVKPAANSPKDSIKSPMVGTFYAAPSPGAAPFVKVGQRVRKGDVVGIIEAMKIMNEIEAEFDCQITEMLVSDGQPVEFGLPLFGVEKN